In Cataglyphis hispanica isolate Lineage 1 chromosome 10, ULB_Chis1_1.0, whole genome shotgun sequence, a genomic segment contains:
- the LOC126852563 gene encoding carbohydrate sulfotransferase 4-like isoform X1 yields the protein MARFLFSRKSFAQGIRMSKRLSFYGLVALASICIFFLAFNQRYSSYLEHRLQPVISDVEIRPRTTKIQEPVTVSQAYITGYTENATITEIQEVVDQQRRAIKREMENYEYPNGRYGLNVSAFSIYRSKLEDLVMEKGGRPVRSIILTSWRSGSTFLGDVINAHPANFYHYEPLLDYGIVQIREPPLADESLTRIISLLNCEYKELDRYLNYGKTHPWVFNHNTHLWRQCQVHKRICWDPRFVAKFCRLFPFQSMKLVRLRLRAAETLLAEESLGVRLVLLIRDPRGILQSRKHREWCPAKPDCSDPALVCADMVSDFNAAVEFSKKYPRSFRVVRYEDLSVDPYRHVKELYNFYGLNFHANVKRFLDTHTKNDVGGVSSTFRNSKVAPFHWRADLDFEEVQEIQRVCTTAMRLWGYVMALNSTHQKDFDPITNYRLHL from the exons ATGGCGAGGTTTTTATTTAGCAGAAAATCTTTCGCACAAG GAATAAGGATGTCGAAGCGGTTGAGTTTCTATGGTCTGGTAGCCCTGGCGTCCATCTGCATCTTCTTCCTAGCATTTAATCAGCGCTACAGCAGCTACCTCGAGCATCGACTGCAGCCGGTGATATCG GATGTTGAGATAAGGCCAAGGACCACAAAAATTCAAGAACCGGTAACGGTAAGCCAG GCTTATATTACGGGATACACGGAAAATGCCACGATCACCGAAATTCAGGAGGTGGTTGATCAACAAAGAAGGGCGATCAAAAGGGAAATGGAAAATTATGAATACCCAAATGGAAGATATGGGCTAAACGTgag tgCATTCTCCATTTACCGTAGCAAACTTGAAGATCTGGTGATGGAAAAAGGTGGCCGACCCGTGAGAAGTATAATTCTGACGAGTTGGCGAAGCGGCAGCACGTTCCTCGGCGATGTGATAAATGCGCATCcagcaaatttttatcattacgaACCATTACTGGATTATGGAATTGTGCAAATCAGAGAGCCACCACTTGCCGATGAATCCTTGACGAGGATCATCTCTCTGCTGAATTGCGAATATAAAGAGCTTG ACCGGTATCTAAATTATGGGAAGACTCATCCTTGGGTCTTCAATCACAACACGCACTTATGGCGGCAGTGCCAAGTGCACAAACGCATCTGCTGGGATCCGCGTTTTGTCGCCAAATTTTGCCGGCTCTTCCCATTCCAATCAATGAAACTCGTGCGATTAAGGTTGCGTGCGGCAGAAACGCTTTTGGCTGAAGAAAG tctAGGTGTTCGATTAGTTCTACTCATTCGCGATCCAAGAGGCATTTTGCAATCTAGAAAACATAGGGAATGGTGTCCCGCTAAACCCGATTGTTCCGATCCAGCTCTGGTTTGCGCCGATATGGTATCGGATTTTAACGCGGCAGTAGAATTCTCGAAAAAATACCCACGTTCTTTCAG AGTAGTGCGCTACGAGGATCTTTCCGTGGATCCCTACAGGCATGTGAAGGagctttacaatttttacggTTTGAACTTTCACGCGAACGTGAAGAGATTCCTGGACACGCACACAAAGAACGATGTCGGCGGTGTATCAAGCACCTTCCGGAATTCCAAAGTCGCGCCGTTTCACTGGCGAGCTGATTTAGACTTTGAGGAGGTACAAGAAATACAGAGGGTCTGCACAACCGCTATGCGACTGTGGGGATACGTGATGGCCTTAAATTCTACTCACCAAAAAGACTTTGATCCTATCACAAATTACCGGCTTCATTTGTGA
- the LOC126852563 gene encoding carbohydrate sulfotransferase 4-like isoform X4: MSKRLSFYGLVALASICIFFLAFNQRYSSYLEHRLQPVISDVEIRPRTTKIQEPVTVSQAYITGYTENATITEIQEVVDQQRRAIKREMENYEYPNGRYGLNVSAFSIYRSKLEDLVMEKGGRPVRSIILTSWRSGSTFLGDVINAHPANFYHYEPLLDYGIVQIREPPLADESLTRIISLLNCEYKELDRYLNYGKTHPWVFNHNTHLWRQCQVHKRICWDPRFVAKFCRLFPFQSMKLVRLRLRAAETLLAEESLGVRLVLLIRDPRGILQSRKHREWCPAKPDCSDPALVCADMVSDFNAAVEFSKKYPRSFRVVRYEDLSVDPYRHVKELYNFYGLNFHANVKRFLDTHTKNDVGGVSSTFRNSKVAPFHWRADLDFEEVQEIQRVCTTAMRLWGYVMALNSTHQKDFDPITNYRLHL; the protein is encoded by the exons ATGTCGAAGCGGTTGAGTTTCTATGGTCTGGTAGCCCTGGCGTCCATCTGCATCTTCTTCCTAGCATTTAATCAGCGCTACAGCAGCTACCTCGAGCATCGACTGCAGCCGGTGATATCG GATGTTGAGATAAGGCCAAGGACCACAAAAATTCAAGAACCGGTAACGGTAAGCCAG GCTTATATTACGGGATACACGGAAAATGCCACGATCACCGAAATTCAGGAGGTGGTTGATCAACAAAGAAGGGCGATCAAAAGGGAAATGGAAAATTATGAATACCCAAATGGAAGATATGGGCTAAACGTgag tgCATTCTCCATTTACCGTAGCAAACTTGAAGATCTGGTGATGGAAAAAGGTGGCCGACCCGTGAGAAGTATAATTCTGACGAGTTGGCGAAGCGGCAGCACGTTCCTCGGCGATGTGATAAATGCGCATCcagcaaatttttatcattacgaACCATTACTGGATTATGGAATTGTGCAAATCAGAGAGCCACCACTTGCCGATGAATCCTTGACGAGGATCATCTCTCTGCTGAATTGCGAATATAAAGAGCTTG ACCGGTATCTAAATTATGGGAAGACTCATCCTTGGGTCTTCAATCACAACACGCACTTATGGCGGCAGTGCCAAGTGCACAAACGCATCTGCTGGGATCCGCGTTTTGTCGCCAAATTTTGCCGGCTCTTCCCATTCCAATCAATGAAACTCGTGCGATTAAGGTTGCGTGCGGCAGAAACGCTTTTGGCTGAAGAAAG tctAGGTGTTCGATTAGTTCTACTCATTCGCGATCCAAGAGGCATTTTGCAATCTAGAAAACATAGGGAATGGTGTCCCGCTAAACCCGATTGTTCCGATCCAGCTCTGGTTTGCGCCGATATGGTATCGGATTTTAACGCGGCAGTAGAATTCTCGAAAAAATACCCACGTTCTTTCAG AGTAGTGCGCTACGAGGATCTTTCCGTGGATCCCTACAGGCATGTGAAGGagctttacaatttttacggTTTGAACTTTCACGCGAACGTGAAGAGATTCCTGGACACGCACACAAAGAACGATGTCGGCGGTGTATCAAGCACCTTCCGGAATTCCAAAGTCGCGCCGTTTCACTGGCGAGCTGATTTAGACTTTGAGGAGGTACAAGAAATACAGAGGGTCTGCACAACCGCTATGCGACTGTGGGGATACGTGATGGCCTTAAATTCTACTCACCAAAAAGACTTTGATCCTATCACAAATTACCGGCTTCATTTGTGA
- the LOC126852563 gene encoding carbohydrate sulfotransferase 4-like isoform X7, with product MSKRLSFYGLVALASICIFFLAFNQRYSSYLEHRLQPVISAYITGYTENATITEIQEVVDQQRRAIKREMENYEYPNGRYGLNVSAFSIYRSKLEDLVMEKGGRPVRSIILTSWRSGSTFLGDVINAHPANFYHYEPLLDYGIVQIREPPLADESLTRIISLLNCEYKELDRYLNYGKTHPWVFNHNTHLWRQCQVHKRICWDPRFVAKFCRLFPFQSMKLVRLRLRAAETLLAEESLGVRLVLLIRDPRGILQSRKHREWCPAKPDCSDPALVCADMVSDFNAAVEFSKKYPRSFRVVRYEDLSVDPYRHVKELYNFYGLNFHANVKRFLDTHTKNDVGGVSSTFRNSKVAPFHWRADLDFEEVQEIQRVCTTAMRLWGYVMALNSTHQKDFDPITNYRLHL from the exons ATGTCGAAGCGGTTGAGTTTCTATGGTCTGGTAGCCCTGGCGTCCATCTGCATCTTCTTCCTAGCATTTAATCAGCGCTACAGCAGCTACCTCGAGCATCGACTGCAGCCGGTGATATCG GCTTATATTACGGGATACACGGAAAATGCCACGATCACCGAAATTCAGGAGGTGGTTGATCAACAAAGAAGGGCGATCAAAAGGGAAATGGAAAATTATGAATACCCAAATGGAAGATATGGGCTAAACGTgag tgCATTCTCCATTTACCGTAGCAAACTTGAAGATCTGGTGATGGAAAAAGGTGGCCGACCCGTGAGAAGTATAATTCTGACGAGTTGGCGAAGCGGCAGCACGTTCCTCGGCGATGTGATAAATGCGCATCcagcaaatttttatcattacgaACCATTACTGGATTATGGAATTGTGCAAATCAGAGAGCCACCACTTGCCGATGAATCCTTGACGAGGATCATCTCTCTGCTGAATTGCGAATATAAAGAGCTTG ACCGGTATCTAAATTATGGGAAGACTCATCCTTGGGTCTTCAATCACAACACGCACTTATGGCGGCAGTGCCAAGTGCACAAACGCATCTGCTGGGATCCGCGTTTTGTCGCCAAATTTTGCCGGCTCTTCCCATTCCAATCAATGAAACTCGTGCGATTAAGGTTGCGTGCGGCAGAAACGCTTTTGGCTGAAGAAAG tctAGGTGTTCGATTAGTTCTACTCATTCGCGATCCAAGAGGCATTTTGCAATCTAGAAAACATAGGGAATGGTGTCCCGCTAAACCCGATTGTTCCGATCCAGCTCTGGTTTGCGCCGATATGGTATCGGATTTTAACGCGGCAGTAGAATTCTCGAAAAAATACCCACGTTCTTTCAG AGTAGTGCGCTACGAGGATCTTTCCGTGGATCCCTACAGGCATGTGAAGGagctttacaatttttacggTTTGAACTTTCACGCGAACGTGAAGAGATTCCTGGACACGCACACAAAGAACGATGTCGGCGGTGTATCAAGCACCTTCCGGAATTCCAAAGTCGCGCCGTTTCACTGGCGAGCTGATTTAGACTTTGAGGAGGTACAAGAAATACAGAGGGTCTGCACAACCGCTATGCGACTGTGGGGATACGTGATGGCCTTAAATTCTACTCACCAAAAAGACTTTGATCCTATCACAAATTACCGGCTTCATTTGTGA
- the LOC126852563 gene encoding carbohydrate sulfotransferase 4-like isoform X2, whose translation MARFLFSRKSFAQGIRMSKRLSFYGLVALASICIFFLAFNQRYSSYLEHRLQPVISDVEIRPRTTKIQEPVTAYITGYTENATITEIQEVVDQQRRAIKREMENYEYPNGRYGLNVSAFSIYRSKLEDLVMEKGGRPVRSIILTSWRSGSTFLGDVINAHPANFYHYEPLLDYGIVQIREPPLADESLTRIISLLNCEYKELDRYLNYGKTHPWVFNHNTHLWRQCQVHKRICWDPRFVAKFCRLFPFQSMKLVRLRLRAAETLLAEESLGVRLVLLIRDPRGILQSRKHREWCPAKPDCSDPALVCADMVSDFNAAVEFSKKYPRSFRVVRYEDLSVDPYRHVKELYNFYGLNFHANVKRFLDTHTKNDVGGVSSTFRNSKVAPFHWRADLDFEEVQEIQRVCTTAMRLWGYVMALNSTHQKDFDPITNYRLHL comes from the exons ATGGCGAGGTTTTTATTTAGCAGAAAATCTTTCGCACAAG GAATAAGGATGTCGAAGCGGTTGAGTTTCTATGGTCTGGTAGCCCTGGCGTCCATCTGCATCTTCTTCCTAGCATTTAATCAGCGCTACAGCAGCTACCTCGAGCATCGACTGCAGCCGGTGATATCG GATGTTGAGATAAGGCCAAGGACCACAAAAATTCAAGAACCGGTAACG GCTTATATTACGGGATACACGGAAAATGCCACGATCACCGAAATTCAGGAGGTGGTTGATCAACAAAGAAGGGCGATCAAAAGGGAAATGGAAAATTATGAATACCCAAATGGAAGATATGGGCTAAACGTgag tgCATTCTCCATTTACCGTAGCAAACTTGAAGATCTGGTGATGGAAAAAGGTGGCCGACCCGTGAGAAGTATAATTCTGACGAGTTGGCGAAGCGGCAGCACGTTCCTCGGCGATGTGATAAATGCGCATCcagcaaatttttatcattacgaACCATTACTGGATTATGGAATTGTGCAAATCAGAGAGCCACCACTTGCCGATGAATCCTTGACGAGGATCATCTCTCTGCTGAATTGCGAATATAAAGAGCTTG ACCGGTATCTAAATTATGGGAAGACTCATCCTTGGGTCTTCAATCACAACACGCACTTATGGCGGCAGTGCCAAGTGCACAAACGCATCTGCTGGGATCCGCGTTTTGTCGCCAAATTTTGCCGGCTCTTCCCATTCCAATCAATGAAACTCGTGCGATTAAGGTTGCGTGCGGCAGAAACGCTTTTGGCTGAAGAAAG tctAGGTGTTCGATTAGTTCTACTCATTCGCGATCCAAGAGGCATTTTGCAATCTAGAAAACATAGGGAATGGTGTCCCGCTAAACCCGATTGTTCCGATCCAGCTCTGGTTTGCGCCGATATGGTATCGGATTTTAACGCGGCAGTAGAATTCTCGAAAAAATACCCACGTTCTTTCAG AGTAGTGCGCTACGAGGATCTTTCCGTGGATCCCTACAGGCATGTGAAGGagctttacaatttttacggTTTGAACTTTCACGCGAACGTGAAGAGATTCCTGGACACGCACACAAAGAACGATGTCGGCGGTGTATCAAGCACCTTCCGGAATTCCAAAGTCGCGCCGTTTCACTGGCGAGCTGATTTAGACTTTGAGGAGGTACAAGAAATACAGAGGGTCTGCACAACCGCTATGCGACTGTGGGGATACGTGATGGCCTTAAATTCTACTCACCAAAAAGACTTTGATCCTATCACAAATTACCGGCTTCATTTGTGA
- the LOC126852563 gene encoding carbohydrate sulfotransferase 4-like isoform X5 produces the protein MARFLFSRKSFAQGIRMSKRLSFYGLVALASICIFFLAFNQRYSSYLEHRLQPVISAYITGYTENATITEIQEVVDQQRRAIKREMENYEYPNGRYGLNVSAFSIYRSKLEDLVMEKGGRPVRSIILTSWRSGSTFLGDVINAHPANFYHYEPLLDYGIVQIREPPLADESLTRIISLLNCEYKELDRYLNYGKTHPWVFNHNTHLWRQCQVHKRICWDPRFVAKFCRLFPFQSMKLVRLRLRAAETLLAEESLGVRLVLLIRDPRGILQSRKHREWCPAKPDCSDPALVCADMVSDFNAAVEFSKKYPRSFRVVRYEDLSVDPYRHVKELYNFYGLNFHANVKRFLDTHTKNDVGGVSSTFRNSKVAPFHWRADLDFEEVQEIQRVCTTAMRLWGYVMALNSTHQKDFDPITNYRLHL, from the exons ATGGCGAGGTTTTTATTTAGCAGAAAATCTTTCGCACAAG GAATAAGGATGTCGAAGCGGTTGAGTTTCTATGGTCTGGTAGCCCTGGCGTCCATCTGCATCTTCTTCCTAGCATTTAATCAGCGCTACAGCAGCTACCTCGAGCATCGACTGCAGCCGGTGATATCG GCTTATATTACGGGATACACGGAAAATGCCACGATCACCGAAATTCAGGAGGTGGTTGATCAACAAAGAAGGGCGATCAAAAGGGAAATGGAAAATTATGAATACCCAAATGGAAGATATGGGCTAAACGTgag tgCATTCTCCATTTACCGTAGCAAACTTGAAGATCTGGTGATGGAAAAAGGTGGCCGACCCGTGAGAAGTATAATTCTGACGAGTTGGCGAAGCGGCAGCACGTTCCTCGGCGATGTGATAAATGCGCATCcagcaaatttttatcattacgaACCATTACTGGATTATGGAATTGTGCAAATCAGAGAGCCACCACTTGCCGATGAATCCTTGACGAGGATCATCTCTCTGCTGAATTGCGAATATAAAGAGCTTG ACCGGTATCTAAATTATGGGAAGACTCATCCTTGGGTCTTCAATCACAACACGCACTTATGGCGGCAGTGCCAAGTGCACAAACGCATCTGCTGGGATCCGCGTTTTGTCGCCAAATTTTGCCGGCTCTTCCCATTCCAATCAATGAAACTCGTGCGATTAAGGTTGCGTGCGGCAGAAACGCTTTTGGCTGAAGAAAG tctAGGTGTTCGATTAGTTCTACTCATTCGCGATCCAAGAGGCATTTTGCAATCTAGAAAACATAGGGAATGGTGTCCCGCTAAACCCGATTGTTCCGATCCAGCTCTGGTTTGCGCCGATATGGTATCGGATTTTAACGCGGCAGTAGAATTCTCGAAAAAATACCCACGTTCTTTCAG AGTAGTGCGCTACGAGGATCTTTCCGTGGATCCCTACAGGCATGTGAAGGagctttacaatttttacggTTTGAACTTTCACGCGAACGTGAAGAGATTCCTGGACACGCACACAAAGAACGATGTCGGCGGTGTATCAAGCACCTTCCGGAATTCCAAAGTCGCGCCGTTTCACTGGCGAGCTGATTTAGACTTTGAGGAGGTACAAGAAATACAGAGGGTCTGCACAACCGCTATGCGACTGTGGGGATACGTGATGGCCTTAAATTCTACTCACCAAAAAGACTTTGATCCTATCACAAATTACCGGCTTCATTTGTGA
- the LOC126852563 gene encoding carbohydrate sulfotransferase 4-like isoform X3, with amino-acid sequence MARFLFSRKSFAQGIRMSKRLSFYGLVALASICIFFLAFNQRYSSYLEHRLQPVISDVEIRPRTTKIQEPVTAYITGYTENATITEIQEVVDQQRRAIKREMENYEYPNGRYGLNVSKLEDLVMEKGGRPVRSIILTSWRSGSTFLGDVINAHPANFYHYEPLLDYGIVQIREPPLADESLTRIISLLNCEYKELDRYLNYGKTHPWVFNHNTHLWRQCQVHKRICWDPRFVAKFCRLFPFQSMKLVRLRLRAAETLLAEESLGVRLVLLIRDPRGILQSRKHREWCPAKPDCSDPALVCADMVSDFNAAVEFSKKYPRSFRVVRYEDLSVDPYRHVKELYNFYGLNFHANVKRFLDTHTKNDVGGVSSTFRNSKVAPFHWRADLDFEEVQEIQRVCTTAMRLWGYVMALNSTHQKDFDPITNYRLHL; translated from the exons ATGGCGAGGTTTTTATTTAGCAGAAAATCTTTCGCACAAG GAATAAGGATGTCGAAGCGGTTGAGTTTCTATGGTCTGGTAGCCCTGGCGTCCATCTGCATCTTCTTCCTAGCATTTAATCAGCGCTACAGCAGCTACCTCGAGCATCGACTGCAGCCGGTGATATCG GATGTTGAGATAAGGCCAAGGACCACAAAAATTCAAGAACCGGTAACG GCTTATATTACGGGATACACGGAAAATGCCACGATCACCGAAATTCAGGAGGTGGTTGATCAACAAAGAAGGGCGATCAAAAGGGAAATGGAAAATTATGAATACCCAAATGGAAGATATGGGCTAAACGTgag CAAACTTGAAGATCTGGTGATGGAAAAAGGTGGCCGACCCGTGAGAAGTATAATTCTGACGAGTTGGCGAAGCGGCAGCACGTTCCTCGGCGATGTGATAAATGCGCATCcagcaaatttttatcattacgaACCATTACTGGATTATGGAATTGTGCAAATCAGAGAGCCACCACTTGCCGATGAATCCTTGACGAGGATCATCTCTCTGCTGAATTGCGAATATAAAGAGCTTG ACCGGTATCTAAATTATGGGAAGACTCATCCTTGGGTCTTCAATCACAACACGCACTTATGGCGGCAGTGCCAAGTGCACAAACGCATCTGCTGGGATCCGCGTTTTGTCGCCAAATTTTGCCGGCTCTTCCCATTCCAATCAATGAAACTCGTGCGATTAAGGTTGCGTGCGGCAGAAACGCTTTTGGCTGAAGAAAG tctAGGTGTTCGATTAGTTCTACTCATTCGCGATCCAAGAGGCATTTTGCAATCTAGAAAACATAGGGAATGGTGTCCCGCTAAACCCGATTGTTCCGATCCAGCTCTGGTTTGCGCCGATATGGTATCGGATTTTAACGCGGCAGTAGAATTCTCGAAAAAATACCCACGTTCTTTCAG AGTAGTGCGCTACGAGGATCTTTCCGTGGATCCCTACAGGCATGTGAAGGagctttacaatttttacggTTTGAACTTTCACGCGAACGTGAAGAGATTCCTGGACACGCACACAAAGAACGATGTCGGCGGTGTATCAAGCACCTTCCGGAATTCCAAAGTCGCGCCGTTTCACTGGCGAGCTGATTTAGACTTTGAGGAGGTACAAGAAATACAGAGGGTCTGCACAACCGCTATGCGACTGTGGGGATACGTGATGGCCTTAAATTCTACTCACCAAAAAGACTTTGATCCTATCACAAATTACCGGCTTCATTTGTGA
- the LOC126852563 gene encoding carbohydrate sulfotransferase 4-like isoform X6, whose amino-acid sequence MARFLFSRKSFAQGIRMSKRLSFYGLVALASICIFFLAFNQRYSSYLEHRLQPVISAYITGYTENATITEIQEVVDQQRRAIKREMENYEYPNGRYGLNVSKLEDLVMEKGGRPVRSIILTSWRSGSTFLGDVINAHPANFYHYEPLLDYGIVQIREPPLADESLTRIISLLNCEYKELDRYLNYGKTHPWVFNHNTHLWRQCQVHKRICWDPRFVAKFCRLFPFQSMKLVRLRLRAAETLLAEESLGVRLVLLIRDPRGILQSRKHREWCPAKPDCSDPALVCADMVSDFNAAVEFSKKYPRSFRVVRYEDLSVDPYRHVKELYNFYGLNFHANVKRFLDTHTKNDVGGVSSTFRNSKVAPFHWRADLDFEEVQEIQRVCTTAMRLWGYVMALNSTHQKDFDPITNYRLHL is encoded by the exons ATGGCGAGGTTTTTATTTAGCAGAAAATCTTTCGCACAAG GAATAAGGATGTCGAAGCGGTTGAGTTTCTATGGTCTGGTAGCCCTGGCGTCCATCTGCATCTTCTTCCTAGCATTTAATCAGCGCTACAGCAGCTACCTCGAGCATCGACTGCAGCCGGTGATATCG GCTTATATTACGGGATACACGGAAAATGCCACGATCACCGAAATTCAGGAGGTGGTTGATCAACAAAGAAGGGCGATCAAAAGGGAAATGGAAAATTATGAATACCCAAATGGAAGATATGGGCTAAACGTgag CAAACTTGAAGATCTGGTGATGGAAAAAGGTGGCCGACCCGTGAGAAGTATAATTCTGACGAGTTGGCGAAGCGGCAGCACGTTCCTCGGCGATGTGATAAATGCGCATCcagcaaatttttatcattacgaACCATTACTGGATTATGGAATTGTGCAAATCAGAGAGCCACCACTTGCCGATGAATCCTTGACGAGGATCATCTCTCTGCTGAATTGCGAATATAAAGAGCTTG ACCGGTATCTAAATTATGGGAAGACTCATCCTTGGGTCTTCAATCACAACACGCACTTATGGCGGCAGTGCCAAGTGCACAAACGCATCTGCTGGGATCCGCGTTTTGTCGCCAAATTTTGCCGGCTCTTCCCATTCCAATCAATGAAACTCGTGCGATTAAGGTTGCGTGCGGCAGAAACGCTTTTGGCTGAAGAAAG tctAGGTGTTCGATTAGTTCTACTCATTCGCGATCCAAGAGGCATTTTGCAATCTAGAAAACATAGGGAATGGTGTCCCGCTAAACCCGATTGTTCCGATCCAGCTCTGGTTTGCGCCGATATGGTATCGGATTTTAACGCGGCAGTAGAATTCTCGAAAAAATACCCACGTTCTTTCAG AGTAGTGCGCTACGAGGATCTTTCCGTGGATCCCTACAGGCATGTGAAGGagctttacaatttttacggTTTGAACTTTCACGCGAACGTGAAGAGATTCCTGGACACGCACACAAAGAACGATGTCGGCGGTGTATCAAGCACCTTCCGGAATTCCAAAGTCGCGCCGTTTCACTGGCGAGCTGATTTAGACTTTGAGGAGGTACAAGAAATACAGAGGGTCTGCACAACCGCTATGCGACTGTGGGGATACGTGATGGCCTTAAATTCTACTCACCAAAAAGACTTTGATCCTATCACAAATTACCGGCTTCATTTGTGA
- the LOC126852563 gene encoding uncharacterized protein LOC126852563 isoform X8 — protein MARFLFSRKSFAQGIRMSKRLSFYGLVALASICIFFLAFNQRYSSYLEHRLQPVISDVEIRPRTTKIQEPVTVSQAYITGYTENATITEIQEVVDQQRRAIKREMENYEYPNGRYGLNVSAFSIYRSKLEDLVMEKGGRPVRSIILTSWRSGSTFLGDVINAHPANFYHYEPLLDYGIVQIREPPLADESLTRIISLLNCEYKELDRYLNYGKTHPWVFNHNTHLWRQCQVHKRICWDPRFVAKFCRLFPFQSMKLVRLRLRAAETLLAEESLGVRLVLLIRDPRGILQSRKHREWCPAKPDCSDPALVCADMVSDFNAAVEFSKKYPRSFRDSWTRTQRTMSAVYQAPSGIPKSRRFTGELI, from the exons ATGGCGAGGTTTTTATTTAGCAGAAAATCTTTCGCACAAG GAATAAGGATGTCGAAGCGGTTGAGTTTCTATGGTCTGGTAGCCCTGGCGTCCATCTGCATCTTCTTCCTAGCATTTAATCAGCGCTACAGCAGCTACCTCGAGCATCGACTGCAGCCGGTGATATCG GATGTTGAGATAAGGCCAAGGACCACAAAAATTCAAGAACCGGTAACGGTAAGCCAG GCTTATATTACGGGATACACGGAAAATGCCACGATCACCGAAATTCAGGAGGTGGTTGATCAACAAAGAAGGGCGATCAAAAGGGAAATGGAAAATTATGAATACCCAAATGGAAGATATGGGCTAAACGTgag tgCATTCTCCATTTACCGTAGCAAACTTGAAGATCTGGTGATGGAAAAAGGTGGCCGACCCGTGAGAAGTATAATTCTGACGAGTTGGCGAAGCGGCAGCACGTTCCTCGGCGATGTGATAAATGCGCATCcagcaaatttttatcattacgaACCATTACTGGATTATGGAATTGTGCAAATCAGAGAGCCACCACTTGCCGATGAATCCTTGACGAGGATCATCTCTCTGCTGAATTGCGAATATAAAGAGCTTG ACCGGTATCTAAATTATGGGAAGACTCATCCTTGGGTCTTCAATCACAACACGCACTTATGGCGGCAGTGCCAAGTGCACAAACGCATCTGCTGGGATCCGCGTTTTGTCGCCAAATTTTGCCGGCTCTTCCCATTCCAATCAATGAAACTCGTGCGATTAAGGTTGCGTGCGGCAGAAACGCTTTTGGCTGAAGAAAG tctAGGTGTTCGATTAGTTCTACTCATTCGCGATCCAAGAGGCATTTTGCAATCTAGAAAACATAGGGAATGGTGTCCCGCTAAACCCGATTGTTCCGATCCAGCTCTGGTTTGCGCCGATATGGTATCGGATTTTAACGCGGCAGTAGAATTCTCGAAAAAATACCCACGTTCTTTCAG AGATTCCTGGACACGCACACAAAGAACGATGTCGGCGGTGTATCAAGCACCTTCCGGAATTCCAAAGTCGCGCCGTTTCACTGGCGAGCTGATTTAG